From Stenotrophomonas nitritireducens, the proteins below share one genomic window:
- a CDS encoding SHOCT domain-containing protein: protein MGMFSIWHWLILLFVFALAASVVGLIVWLLVRASRVPGNPVATAQQRLQQLEQLRAQGLITDEEYARQRAAVVTRL from the coding sequence ATGGGAATGTTCAGCATCTGGCATTGGTTGATTCTGCTGTTTGTGTTCGCACTTGCGGCCAGCGTGGTCGGCCTGATTGTCTGGCTGCTCGTGCGTGCCTCGCGTGTTCCCGGCAACCCGGTGGCCACCGCGCAACAACGCCTGCAGCAGCTGGAACAACTCAGGGCCCAGGGCCTGATCACCGATGAGGAATACGCGCGGCAACGTGCGGCGGTGGTGACACGGCTTTGA
- a CDS encoding DUF819 domain-containing protein yields the protein MTAAATGALISNDIIVFGLIAATLGVIFWTSGSSNRLLKKFYSFVPALLLCYFIPGVYNTFGLIDGETTKLYNPIARDVFLPAALVLLTLSIDLKGILGLGWKMLAMYVAAVLSIMLGAVVAFQLMAWLHPETVAGATWGGMAALAGSWIGGGANMLAMKEIFEVDATTFGQFAVVDVGVGYVWMAVLIFFASRAPAMDKRSGADTRALDDLRDRVASYQAQHARISALGDMMVMAGVAFGAVALSHGLAAPLADWFAAHVSWSSAVSMDKPFVWVVLLATFIGLGLSFTRARELEGVGASKWGSMFLYFLIACIGMQMDLLALLEKPWLFALGVIWIGVHIVLLWLAGRLLRVPFFYFAIASQSNIGGPASAPVLATAFHPALAPVGVLLGTLGYAVGTGAAYVVGITLRAMAGAG from the coding sequence ATGACGGCAGCCGCAACAGGCGCACTCATCAGCAATGACATCATCGTATTCGGCCTGATCGCCGCCACGCTTGGCGTTATTTTCTGGACATCGGGCAGCAGCAACCGGCTGCTGAAGAAGTTCTACAGCTTCGTGCCCGCGCTGCTGCTGTGTTACTTCATTCCCGGTGTGTACAACACCTTCGGCCTGATCGACGGTGAGACCACCAAGCTCTACAACCCGATCGCGCGCGATGTGTTCCTGCCGGCCGCCCTGGTGCTGCTGACGCTTTCCATCGACCTGAAAGGCATTCTTGGCCTGGGCTGGAAGATGCTGGCCATGTACGTGGCGGCGGTGCTGAGCATCATGCTCGGGGCGGTGGTCGCGTTCCAGTTGATGGCCTGGCTGCATCCGGAAACCGTTGCCGGTGCGACCTGGGGCGGGATGGCGGCACTGGCCGGCAGCTGGATCGGTGGCGGCGCCAACATGCTGGCGATGAAGGAGATCTTCGAAGTCGACGCCACCACCTTCGGCCAGTTCGCGGTGGTGGATGTCGGCGTGGGTTACGTATGGATGGCGGTGCTGATCTTCTTCGCCTCACGTGCGCCGGCCATGGACAAGCGCAGCGGCGCCGATACGCGCGCGCTGGATGACCTGCGTGATCGCGTGGCCAGCTACCAGGCCCAGCACGCGCGCATCTCGGCGCTGGGCGACATGATGGTGATGGCCGGCGTGGCGTTTGGTGCGGTGGCTTTGTCGCATGGTCTGGCCGCACCGTTGGCGGATTGGTTTGCGGCCCATGTCAGCTGGTCCAGCGCGGTAAGCATGGACAAACCCTTTGTCTGGGTGGTGCTGCTGGCGACCTTCATCGGCCTGGGCCTGAGTTTCACCCGTGCGCGTGAGCTGGAAGGCGTGGGCGCATCGAAGTGGGGTTCGATGTTCCTGTACTTCCTGATCGCCTGCATCGGCATGCAGATGGACCTGCTGGCGCTGCTGGAAAAGCCCTGGCTGTTCGCGTTGGGGGTGATCTGGATCGGCGTGCACATCGTGCTGCTGTGGCTGGCTGGGCGCCTGCTGCGCGTTCCGTTCTTCTATTTCGCCATTGCCTCGCAGAGCAATATCGGCGGCCCAGCCTCGGCGCCGGTGTTGGCTACTGCATTCCATCCTGCGCTGGCGCCGGTAGGCGTGTTGCTGGGCACTCTGGGTTATGCGGTGGGTACCGGTGCGGCGTATGTGGTTGGGATCACGTTGCGGGCGATGGCTGGGGCGGGGTGA
- a CDS encoding DUF819 domain-containing protein, with amino-acid sequence MPTEPSTALITNDIVGLGLIAATLALIFWLASGPTPFWKKVFSWVPALLLCYFIPAIYNTTGLIDGHSTKLYNPIARDVLLPAALVLLTLSIDLKGIAKLGPKLLIMFVTGTVGIVLGAAVSFQVMKFIHPETVAGDTWAGMAALAGSWIGGGANMAAMRETFNVDATTFGQIAVVDVACASLWMAVLLWLAGRSQAIDTKSGADTSAIDDMKRRIAEYEAKSARNPSLTDLMVIVGVGLGIVGLAHALATPLAGWFGQNVSWASKASLDSSFVWVVMLSTLAGLLLSFTRARNLEAAGASKIGTLFLYFLIACIGMQMDLQSLADRPWLFLLGVIWMGVHIGLLYIVGRLLRAPLFFFAIGSQGNIGAAASAPVVAAAFHPTLAPVGVLLGTVGYATGTVIAYMTGLMLKWMAGA; translated from the coding sequence ATGCCGACCGAACCCAGTACCGCCCTCATCACCAATGACATCGTCGGCCTCGGCCTGATTGCTGCCACATTGGCCCTGATCTTCTGGCTGGCCAGTGGCCCGACCCCATTCTGGAAGAAGGTCTTCAGCTGGGTGCCCGCACTGTTGCTGTGCTATTTCATCCCCGCCATCTACAACACCACCGGCCTGATCGATGGCCACAGCACCAAGCTCTACAACCCGATCGCACGCGATGTACTGCTGCCGGCCGCCTTGGTCCTGCTCACGCTGTCCATCGACCTGAAGGGCATCGCCAAGCTGGGCCCCAAACTGCTGATCATGTTCGTCACCGGCACTGTCGGCATCGTGCTGGGCGCAGCGGTGTCGTTCCAGGTGATGAAGTTCATCCACCCGGAAACCGTGGCCGGTGACACCTGGGCCGGCATGGCCGCCCTGGCGGGCAGCTGGATCGGCGGTGGCGCCAATATGGCCGCCATGCGCGAGACCTTCAACGTCGATGCAACCACCTTTGGTCAGATCGCGGTGGTCGACGTGGCCTGCGCCAGTCTGTGGATGGCGGTGCTGCTTTGGCTGGCTGGGCGCTCGCAGGCGATTGATACCAAGAGCGGTGCTGATACCTCGGCCATTGACGACATGAAACGCCGCATCGCCGAATACGAAGCCAAGAGCGCGCGCAACCCCAGCCTGACCGACCTGATGGTGATCGTGGGTGTGGGCCTGGGCATCGTCGGTCTTGCCCATGCTTTGGCCACGCCGCTGGCCGGCTGGTTCGGGCAGAACGTGAGCTGGGCCAGCAAGGCGTCACTGGATTCTTCGTTTGTGTGGGTGGTGATGCTGTCCACGCTTGCCGGCCTGCTGTTGAGCTTCACCCGCGCGCGCAACCTGGAAGCTGCCGGTGCATCGAAGATCGGCACCTTGTTCCTGTACTTCCTGATTGCCTGCATCGGCATGCAGATGGATCTGCAGTCCTTGGCCGACCGCCCGTGGCTGTTCCTGCTGGGCGTGATCTGGATGGGCGTGCACATCGGCTTGCTGTACATCGTGGGTCGGTTGCTGCGTGCGCCGTTGTTCTTCTTTGCCATTGGCTCGCAGGGCAATATCGGCGCCGCCGCATCGGCACCGGTGGTGGCGGCGGCCTTCCATCCCACGCTTGCGCCGGTGGGTGTGCTGCTCGGCACGGTGGGTTATGCCACCGGCACGGTGATCGCCTATATGACCGGCTTGATGCTGAAGTGGATGGCTGGCGCCTGA
- a CDS encoding YbdD/YjiX family protein: MGTELVPVGQYQTFRRTWRRLVQTARLCCGVPDYDNYVRHMREKHPDREVMDYKTFFRERQEARFGGRSGFRCC, translated from the coding sequence ATGGGCACCGAGCTGGTCCCCGTCGGCCAGTACCAGACGTTCCGCCGCACCTGGCGGCGTCTGGTGCAGACCGCGCGGCTTTGCTGCGGCGTGCCGGACTACGACAACTATGTCCGGCACATGCGCGAGAAGCACCCTGACCGCGAGGTCATGGATTACAAAACCTTCTTCCGCGAACGCCAGGAAGCCCGCTTCGGCGGCAGGAGCGGCTTCCGCTGCTGCTGA
- a CDS encoding carbon starvation CstA family protein: MKGFSKAGWALLSLIGAFCLGVVALRRGEHINALWIVVAAVSLYLVAFRYYGLFIANKVLGVDPTRATPAVLNNDGLDYVPTNKHVLFGHHFAAIAGAGPLVGPVLAAQMGYLPGTLWLIAGVVLAGAVQDFMILFISTRRNGRSLGDLVREEMGQVPGTIALFGVFMIMIIILAVLAMIVVKALEGSPWGMFTVIATMPIAILMGVYMRYIRPGKIGEISVVGLILLLAAIWYGGKVAADPVMGPMFTFTGIQITWMLIGYGFVAAVLPVWLLLAPRDYLSTFLKIGTIVGLAIGILIVMPELKMPALTQFADGTGPVWKGSMFPFLFITIACGAVSGFHALISSGTTPKLLANEGHAAYIGYGGMLMESFVAIMAMVAASIIEPGIYFAMNSPAAIIGTDVVHAAQVVSNWGFAITPEQLTATAAEIGETTILSRAGGAPTLAVGIAQILHAVLPGEGMMAFWYHFAILFEALFILTAVDAGTRSGRFMLQDLLGNFVPALRRTDSWVASFIATGGCVALWGYFLYQGVTDPLGGINMLWPLFGIANQMLAGVALLLCTVVLFKMKKDKYAWVPLIPAIWLLICTTAAGFIKIFSDIPAVGFLAQAHKYRDAIAAQELLAPSKNFDQMHQVMVNNYINTGLTALFLFVVFAVLVYSIKTIAAARRSPTRTDKETPYVALKPHEVDL, from the coding sequence ATGAAAGGTTTTTCAAAAGCCGGATGGGCGCTGCTGTCCCTGATCGGCGCATTCTGTCTAGGCGTCGTGGCGCTACGGCGCGGCGAACACATCAATGCCCTGTGGATCGTGGTGGCAGCGGTATCGCTGTATCTGGTGGCCTTCCGCTACTACGGCCTGTTCATCGCAAACAAGGTGCTGGGGGTTGATCCCACCCGCGCCACGCCGGCAGTGCTCAACAACGATGGCCTGGACTATGTGCCCACCAACAAGCACGTACTGTTCGGCCATCACTTCGCCGCGATTGCTGGTGCCGGCCCGCTGGTGGGCCCGGTGCTTGCTGCCCAGATGGGCTATCTGCCCGGCACGCTGTGGCTGATTGCCGGCGTGGTGCTGGCCGGCGCGGTGCAGGATTTCATGATCCTGTTCATCTCGACCCGTCGCAACGGCCGCTCGCTGGGTGACCTGGTGCGCGAGGAGATGGGCCAGGTGCCCGGCACCATCGCCCTGTTCGGCGTCTTCATGATCATGATCATCATCCTCGCGGTGCTGGCGATGATCGTGGTCAAGGCACTGGAGGGCAGTCCCTGGGGCATGTTCACGGTGATCGCGACCATGCCGATCGCCATCCTGATGGGCGTGTACATGCGCTACATCCGGCCGGGCAAGATCGGCGAGATTTCAGTCGTTGGCCTGATCCTGCTGCTGGCTGCCATCTGGTACGGCGGCAAGGTTGCCGCTGACCCGGTGATGGGCCCGATGTTCACCTTCACCGGTATCCAGATCACCTGGATGCTGATCGGCTACGGCTTCGTCGCCGCGGTGCTGCCGGTGTGGCTGCTGCTGGCCCCACGCGACTACCTGTCCACCTTCCTCAAGATCGGCACGATTGTCGGCCTGGCGATCGGCATCCTGATCGTGATGCCGGAACTGAAGATGCCCGCGCTGACCCAGTTTGCCGATGGCACGGGCCCGGTGTGGAAGGGCAGCATGTTCCCGTTCCTGTTCATCACCATTGCCTGCGGTGCAGTTTCGGGCTTCCATGCACTGATCAGCTCGGGCACCACGCCCAAACTGCTGGCCAATGAAGGCCATGCCGCCTACATCGGTTACGGCGGCATGCTGATGGAATCGTTTGTGGCAATCATGGCCATGGTGGCCGCTTCGATCATCGAGCCGGGCATCTACTTCGCCATGAACAGCCCGGCCGCCATCATTGGCACCGACGTGGTGCATGCTGCGCAGGTGGTCAGCAACTGGGGCTTTGCCATCACCCCGGAGCAGCTGACCGCAACCGCCGCGGAGATTGGTGAAACCACCATCCTCTCGCGTGCCGGTGGCGCGCCCACCCTGGCCGTGGGTATCGCGCAGATCCTGCATGCGGTGCTGCCGGGTGAAGGCATGATGGCCTTCTGGTACCACTTCGCCATCCTGTTCGAAGCACTGTTCATTCTGACCGCGGTGGACGCCGGCACCCGTTCGGGCCGCTTCATGCTGCAGGACCTGCTGGGCAACTTCGTGCCGGCCCTGCGCCGCACCGATTCGTGGGTGGCAAGCTTCATCGCCACCGGCGGCTGCGTGGCGCTGTGGGGGTACTTCCTGTACCAGGGCGTGACCGATCCGCTGGGCGGCATCAACATGTTGTGGCCGCTGTTCGGCATCGCCAACCAGATGCTGGCCGGCGTGGCGCTGCTGCTGTGCACCGTGGTGCTGTTCAAGATGAAGAAGGACAAGTACGCCTGGGTGCCGTTGATTCCGGCCATCTGGCTGCTGATCTGCACCACCGCAGCCGGCTTCATCAAGATCTTCTCCGACATCCCGGCAGTGGGCTTCCTGGCCCAGGCACACAAGTACCGTGATGCCATTGCCGCCCAGGAGCTGCTGGCACCGTCGAAGAACTTCGACCAGATGCACCAGGTGATGGTCAACAACTACATCAACACCGGCCTGACCGCGCTGTTCCTGTTCGTGGTGTTCGCGGTGCTGGTGTATTCGATCAAGACCATTGCCGCGGCACGTCGTTCGCCGACCCGCACCGACAAGGAAACGCCTTACGTGGCATTGAAGCCGCACGAGGTTGACCTGTAA
- a CDS encoding pirin family protein has product MSNQDSARVVRSIRGMPTSDGAGVRLTRVIGTPSLPELDPFLMLDEFGTDRAEDYIAGFPEHPHRGFETVTYMLDGRMRHKDNHGNEGLLTPGSVQWMTAGRGLVHSEMPEQESGRMRGFQLWVNLPARDKMTDPRYQEFAAERIPQLAAAEGVSVKVIAGTVDSVSGPIQQPATEPLYLDVSLSPGSAWTCPLPAGHNAFAYVFEGDASLGEGEDARAVELQQLAVLGGGSRLQMRAGAQGARLIVVAGRPLREPIARHGPFVMNTREELMQAFVDYQEGRF; this is encoded by the coding sequence ATGAGTAACCAGGATTCCGCCCGGGTGGTTCGCAGCATCCGTGGCATGCCTACTTCCGATGGTGCGGGGGTGCGGTTGACCCGTGTCATCGGCACGCCATCATTGCCGGAGCTTGATCCGTTCCTGATGCTGGACGAGTTCGGCACCGACAGGGCAGAGGACTACATCGCCGGCTTCCCCGAACATCCGCACCGTGGCTTCGAGACGGTGACCTATATGCTCGATGGCCGTATGCGACACAAGGACAACCACGGCAACGAGGGATTGCTGACGCCTGGCAGCGTTCAATGGATGACAGCCGGGCGAGGGCTTGTGCACTCGGAGATGCCCGAGCAGGAATCAGGCCGCATGCGTGGCTTCCAGCTGTGGGTGAACCTGCCGGCGCGCGACAAGATGACCGATCCGCGCTACCAGGAGTTCGCTGCCGAACGCATTCCGCAGCTGGCAGCGGCCGAGGGTGTCAGCGTGAAGGTGATCGCCGGTACGGTGGATTCGGTCAGCGGGCCGATCCAGCAGCCGGCTACCGAGCCGTTGTATCTGGATGTAAGCCTGAGCCCGGGCAGCGCCTGGACCTGCCCGCTGCCGGCCGGGCACAACGCGTTCGCCTATGTCTTCGAAGGCGATGCATCGCTGGGTGAAGGTGAGGATGCGCGTGCGGTGGAACTGCAGCAGCTGGCCGTGCTGGGTGGTGGCAGCAGATTGCAGATGCGCGCCGGTGCGCAGGGCGCACGATTGATTGTGGTGGCGGGGCGTCCGTTACGCGAGCCAATAGCGCGGCATGGGCCGTTCGTGATGAACACCCGCGAGGAGTTGATGCAGGCCTTCGTTGATTACCAGGAAGGCCGCTTCTGA
- the aqpZ gene encoding aquaporin Z, translated as MSMGKRLAAEFLGTFWLVLGGCGSAVLAAKFGGDGNPLGIGFVGVALAFGLTVLTGAYAFGHISGAHFNPAVSIGLWAGGRFPAKDLLPYIVAQVLGGIVAAFILLQIAQGNASFLIDGSSPGAFASNGYGALSPGGYTVAAAFLCEVVLTAVFLVVIMGATHGRAPAGFAPIAIGLALTLIHLISIPVTNTSVNPARSTAVALFAGAGALSQLWLFWVAPILGAAIGGLAYKWIGSDK; from the coding sequence ATGAGCATGGGAAAGCGTCTGGCTGCCGAGTTTCTCGGTACCTTCTGGCTGGTATTGGGAGGTTGTGGCAGCGCGGTATTGGCTGCGAAATTCGGCGGTGACGGTAATCCGCTGGGTATTGGCTTTGTCGGTGTTGCGCTTGCCTTCGGCCTGACCGTACTGACCGGCGCCTATGCGTTCGGCCACATCTCCGGTGCCCACTTCAACCCAGCCGTGAGCATCGGCCTGTGGGCCGGCGGCCGCTTCCCGGCCAAGGACCTGCTGCCCTACATCGTGGCCCAGGTGCTGGGCGGTATCGTTGCTGCCTTCATCCTGCTGCAGATCGCCCAAGGCAATGCCAGCTTCCTGATTGATGGCAGTTCGCCCGGCGCCTTCGCCAGCAATGGCTACGGCGCACTGTCGCCGGGCGGCTATACCGTGGCGGCGGCCTTCCTGTGCGAAGTGGTGCTGACCGCCGTGTTCCTGGTCGTGATCATGGGGGCTACCCATGGCCGCGCCCCGGCCGGTTTCGCGCCGATCGCCATTGGCCTGGCCCTGACCCTGATCCACCTGATCAGCATCCCGGTCACCAACACCTCGGTGAACCCGGCCCGCTCCACGGCGGTCGCCCTGTTTGCCGGCGCCGGTGCGCTCAGCCAGCTGTGGCTGTTCTGGGTGGCACCCATCCTGGGCGCGGCCATCGGCGGCCTGGCCTATAAGTGGATCGGCAGCGACAAGTAA
- a CDS encoding pirin family protein, giving the protein MTTIISPRVHDLGGFQVRRAVPTLQARSVGSFVFVDHMGPAIFSPGQGIDVRPHPHIGLATVTFLWAGQIGHRDTLGSEQVIRPGDVNWMTAGRGIAHSERTPAAVREHEQAVHGMQTWVALPKSHEETDPAFFHFGADQLPQQHRDGAWLRVIAGRAYGEESPVKVFADTLNVAIDLEPGAEIDLDTSHVERALYILEGDAQLDGTDVPSQHLVIPEPGARGRLRAKTPVKAMLMGGEPLDGPRHLWWNFVSSSKERIEQAKDDWREGRFGSIPGDDKEFIPLPG; this is encoded by the coding sequence ATGACCACCATCATCAGCCCGCGCGTCCACGACCTTGGCGGCTTTCAGGTCCGTCGTGCGGTGCCTACGCTGCAGGCGCGCAGCGTTGGTTCGTTCGTGTTCGTGGACCATATGGGCCCGGCCATCTTCAGCCCCGGCCAGGGCATTGATGTACGCCCACATCCGCACATCGGCCTGGCTACGGTCACCTTCCTGTGGGCCGGCCAGATCGGGCACCGCGACACCCTGGGATCGGAACAGGTCATCCGCCCGGGCGACGTCAACTGGATGACCGCCGGCCGTGGCATTGCGCACTCCGAACGCACCCCCGCCGCCGTGCGTGAGCATGAGCAGGCCGTGCATGGCATGCAGACCTGGGTTGCCCTGCCCAAGAGCCACGAGGAAACCGATCCGGCCTTCTTCCATTTCGGCGCCGACCAGTTGCCGCAGCAACACCGTGACGGCGCCTGGCTGCGGGTGATCGCCGGCCGCGCCTATGGCGAGGAATCGCCGGTGAAGGTGTTCGCCGACACCTTGAACGTCGCCATCGACCTGGAACCCGGCGCCGAGATCGACCTGGACACCTCGCACGTGGAGCGCGCGCTCTACATCCTGGAAGGCGACGCGCAGTTGGACGGGACCGACGTTCCCAGCCAGCACCTGGTCATCCCCGAACCCGGCGCGCGCGGCCGCCTGCGCGCCAAAACTCCGGTCAAAGCGATGCTGATGGGCGGCGAGCCGCTGGATGGCCCGCGCCACCTGTGGTGGAACTTCGTCTCCAGCTCCAAGGAGCGCATCGAGCAGGCCAAGGACGACTGGCGTGAAGGCCGTTTCGGCAGCATCCCGGGCGACGACAAGGAGTTCATCCCGCTGCCGGGCTGA
- the gpmA gene encoding 2,3-diphosphoglycerate-dependent phosphoglycerate mutase, translated as MTRKLVLLRHGQSQWNLDNRFTGWVDVDLTEQGRQEAATAGRLMKEEGLQFDVAHTSVLKRAIHTLQGALAELGQDWLPVNKSWRLNERHYGGLQGLDKAETAAKHGEEQVKVWRRSYDIPPPPMDLADPGHPIHDRRYAGLDRNALPATESLATTLERVLPYWHDAIAPQLKDGKTVLVTAHGNSLRALYKYLNNVSKEQILELNIPTGIPLLFELNDDLTVKSFRYLGDPEAAKKAAEAVANQGKAK; from the coding sequence GTGACCCGCAAACTCGTGCTGTTGCGCCATGGCCAGAGCCAGTGGAACCTCGACAACCGCTTCACCGGCTGGGTGGACGTGGACCTCACCGAGCAGGGCCGCCAGGAGGCTGCTACCGCTGGCCGGCTGATGAAGGAAGAAGGCCTGCAGTTCGATGTGGCCCACACCTCGGTGCTCAAGCGCGCCATCCACACCCTGCAGGGTGCCTTGGCCGAGCTGGGCCAGGATTGGCTGCCGGTCAACAAGTCCTGGCGCCTGAACGAGCGTCACTACGGCGGCCTGCAGGGCCTGGACAAGGCCGAGACCGCCGCCAAGCACGGCGAGGAGCAGGTCAAGGTGTGGCGTCGTTCCTACGACATCCCGCCGCCGCCGATGGACCTGGCCGATCCGGGCCACCCGATCCACGACCGCCGCTACGCCGGCCTGGACCGCAATGCGCTGCCGGCCACCGAATCCCTGGCGACCACGCTGGAGCGTGTGCTGCCGTACTGGCATGACGCCATCGCCCCGCAGTTGAAGGACGGCAAGACCGTGCTGGTCACCGCCCACGGCAACTCGCTGCGCGCGCTGTACAAATACCTCAACAACGTGAGCAAGGAGCAGATCCTTGAGCTCAACATCCCGACCGGCATTCCGTTGCTGTTTGAATTGAACGACGACCTCACCGTCAAGTCGTTCCGCTACCTGGGCGATCCGGAAGCGGCCAAGAAGGCCGCCGAGGCCGTGGCCAACCAGGGCAAGGCCAAGTAA
- a CDS encoding helix-turn-helix domain-containing protein, which produces MEDGTMKIDGQRIKQLREARGWSQEHLASLCGLSARTVQRLEAEGSASLESRMAVAAALEVAAVDLLLIQLVSNPHTITVAPSLLAPAPRT; this is translated from the coding sequence ATGGAAGATGGAACAATGAAGATCGACGGACAGCGGATCAAACAGCTGAGGGAGGCCCGCGGCTGGTCGCAGGAGCACCTGGCCAGCCTCTGCGGTTTGAGCGCGCGCACCGTGCAACGGCTGGAAGCCGAGGGCAGTGCCTCGCTTGAGTCGCGGATGGCGGTTGCGGCGGCGCTGGAGGTTGCGGCGGTGGATCTGCTGCTCATCCAACTTGTCAGCAACCCACATACCATCACCGTGGCACCAAGCCTGCTGGCACCCGCACCGAGAACCTGA
- a CDS encoding alpha/beta hydrolase, whose amino-acid sequence MVALSACSGDPEAAPNATPEAAAAKPAAASTQRGEGAAYEVLGSQVWDVPDPVSGRGYQVFVALPAGYADNADKRYPVLYVTDADYAFPLVWQMARRLNVEGRKINDFILVGLSYAKGEGGMQSRRRDYTPTANGPSGSPADAVHGGAGAYITYLQTQALPFVAKRYRTDENRRMFLGHSYGALLGTQVLLERPQLFNGYILGSPSYWFDKHEMERRLAQAGKAPELPVRAYMYVGEYESVQHGGDADMVVDAQRMIGLLGARGGKALELKLDVLNDEDHLSVAPRGFMHGLKYLLAAPQG is encoded by the coding sequence ATGGTGGCGCTGAGCGCCTGTAGTGGTGATCCCGAAGCTGCACCCAACGCCACACCTGAAGCGGCCGCTGCGAAGCCCGCAGCAGCAAGCACTCAGCGCGGCGAAGGGGCGGCCTACGAAGTGCTGGGCAGTCAAGTCTGGGACGTGCCCGACCCGGTCAGTGGCCGTGGCTACCAGGTATTCGTGGCCTTGCCTGCCGGCTATGCGGACAACGCCGACAAGCGCTACCCGGTGCTGTACGTCACCGATGCCGACTATGCGTTTCCATTGGTCTGGCAGATGGCGCGGCGCCTGAATGTCGAAGGCCGCAAGATCAACGACTTCATCCTGGTTGGCCTGTCCTACGCGAAGGGCGAGGGTGGAATGCAGAGTCGCCGGCGCGACTACACGCCCACCGCCAATGGCCCAAGCGGTTCGCCAGCCGATGCCGTGCACGGTGGCGCCGGCGCCTACATCACCTATCTGCAAACCCAGGCGCTGCCCTTCGTGGCCAAGCGTTACCGCACGGACGAAAACCGGCGCATGTTCCTGGGGCATTCCTATGGCGCCCTGCTTGGCACGCAGGTGCTGCTGGAGCGGCCGCAGCTGTTCAATGGCTACATCCTCGGCAGCCCGTCGTACTGGTTCGACAAGCACGAGATGGAGCGGCGGCTGGCCCAGGCTGGCAAGGCGCCCGAGCTGCCGGTACGGGCCTACATGTACGTGGGCGAGTACGAATCGGTGCAGCATGGCGGCGACGCCGACATGGTGGTCGATGCGCAGCGCATGATCGGTCTGCTGGGCGCCCGTGGTGGCAAGGCACTGGAGCTGAAACTGGACGTGCTCAATGACGAGGACCATCTCAGCGTTGCCCCGCGTGGCTTCATGCATGGGCTGAAGTACCTGCTGGCTGCGCCGCAGGGCTGA
- a CDS encoding helix-turn-helix transcriptional regulator — translation MLLLGTLQEQTSRGEERLAVPALGVKQAGVMHANDYGPAGALMLGIDLPATFDLQEKLGIGQAWQWRGGDLQPALQSGRSLLSALFAGELSHSDIDSRLWELLASMAATGERPAGAPPRWLASSCLRLQEQTLPLAELASEVGVHPVYFARAFARWMGCAPSVFRARAQLQRALPLLAKGHALADVAQRAGFADQSHLSRIARAHSGLTPARLRALLRA, via the coding sequence TTGCTCCTGCTGGGCACCTTGCAGGAGCAGACCTCGCGCGGCGAGGAGCGCCTCGCCGTGCCGGCATTGGGGGTGAAGCAGGCCGGGGTGATGCATGCCAATGACTATGGTCCGGCCGGTGCATTGATGCTGGGTATCGATCTACCGGCCACGTTCGACCTGCAGGAGAAACTCGGCATAGGCCAGGCGTGGCAATGGCGTGGCGGTGACCTGCAGCCGGCGCTGCAAAGTGGGCGAAGCCTGCTGTCGGCCTTGTTTGCCGGCGAGCTGAGCCATAGCGATATCGACAGCCGGCTGTGGGAGCTGCTGGCCAGCATGGCCGCCACCGGCGAGCGCCCGGCTGGCGCGCCGCCGCGGTGGCTTGCAAGCAGTTGCCTACGCCTGCAGGAGCAGACGCTGCCCTTGGCCGAGCTGGCCAGCGAGGTCGGTGTGCATCCGGTGTACTTCGCCCGCGCGTTCGCGCGCTGGATGGGTTGCGCACCGTCGGTGTTCCGTGCGCGCGCGCAGTTGCAGCGCGCCTTGCCTTTGTTGGCCAAGGGCCACGCGCTGGCCGATGTGGCACAGCGCGCCGGCTTTGCCGATCAATCCCATCTCAGCCGCATCGCGCGGGCGCATAGCGGCTTGACCCCGGCCCGGTTGCGCGCGCTGCTGCGGGCATGA